A part of Terriglobus roseus genomic DNA contains:
- a CDS encoding PD-(D/E)XK nuclease family protein, whose translation MSVAAANLLPNRLGDLMAAMLRGATLLTPNVRSARTLTRLYDAQRRAEGLSAWQPARVFSWSGWTSSLWNEAILHGHVQAVLLNSLQEQSLWMRILEASGDLGLQSARSVARQCSRALRLLGAYDLEDSFARTPSNTLSDAAAFHGWYRDFLSACQSEQLLPTSHLDVELSSLFRRNVLTPEKEYILYGFDALLPSQQALLNALEHAGAAIEHLPAHMPQQTPPTLVRCNDLHAEIEACCQWASATLTTTPTARIAIVVPDLQECRPVLERALRATVAPWLEDVTQPHSNSPYEFSTGRPLPQLPMVADALLLLRWCASAVSVEDAGAILRSPFFSLAPSPERGAELEAWTLRNTRKFRSATGLSGTITLREAQRLLHKEDPFTSNHLEELAKAAAQWTQATHSFASFSDGARKLLQTAEWPGADLNSAEFQAQQRWNETLDRVATLDLLGGHITFAEWLDTLTATLNETVFAPENTSAPIQVMTPTEAAGSTSNFLWFLHADEQTWPQRISASPLLPARFQRTWNMPGSDALVDEDSARQITLRCLNSAAGACFSYAAARSEGESRPSPLISSLPGMQRENASVSSASTSILLEEHVDTLSLPNLSGIASGGVGILTEQAQCGFRAFALHRLQTREMETIEAGLSAGERGDEVHTALQLFWDNCKTHEQLSALNKTRYNDGTTARDTLLAECIAQALPARPAAGWDSAYVEVQRKRLHRLLSDWLDFESLRKPFWVEGMEVEVDEAHIGPLAMNLRVDRIDRIPLADGSEATLLVDYKTGAAERKDWFGDRPDAPQLPLYAIASGIPDVQGIAFGRVRVGKFGMNFEEMLADRALLGDQASKGRRTEPTFQERMEEWQRDLTALAEEFARGEAVVEPKDYLTTCKRCPSRLLCRVDVTRLEPDDDTLEETEEEGAA comes from the coding sequence ATGTCAGTCGCCGCAGCGAATCTGCTACCAAACCGCCTCGGCGACCTGATGGCGGCCATGCTGCGTGGCGCGACACTCCTCACACCAAACGTACGGTCGGCACGTACCCTGACGCGGCTCTACGACGCCCAACGCCGCGCAGAGGGATTAAGCGCATGGCAACCAGCGCGCGTCTTTTCATGGAGCGGCTGGACCTCATCCCTTTGGAACGAAGCCATTCTCCACGGCCACGTCCAAGCCGTACTGCTGAACAGCCTGCAAGAACAATCCTTATGGATGCGAATACTGGAAGCTTCCGGCGATCTTGGCCTCCAGTCCGCACGCTCCGTTGCTCGGCAATGCAGTCGGGCTCTTCGACTTCTCGGCGCATATGACCTTGAAGACAGTTTCGCCCGCACACCCTCGAACACACTCTCTGATGCAGCAGCCTTCCACGGCTGGTATCGCGACTTTCTAAGCGCCTGCCAAAGTGAACAACTGTTGCCCACCTCGCATCTGGACGTAGAACTCAGCAGCCTCTTCCGTCGCAACGTCCTCACGCCGGAGAAGGAATACATCCTTTACGGTTTCGACGCGCTGCTGCCATCGCAGCAAGCTCTGCTGAACGCGCTGGAGCATGCAGGCGCAGCCATCGAGCATCTTCCCGCGCACATGCCGCAGCAAACACCTCCAACGCTCGTTCGCTGTAATGACCTCCACGCAGAAATCGAAGCGTGTTGCCAATGGGCAAGCGCCACGCTAACCACCACTCCCACCGCGCGCATCGCCATCGTCGTGCCCGATCTGCAGGAATGCCGACCAGTGCTGGAACGGGCTCTCCGCGCCACCGTTGCCCCCTGGTTGGAAGATGTCACGCAGCCCCACAGCAACTCTCCCTACGAGTTCTCCACGGGACGACCGCTGCCTCAACTTCCCATGGTCGCGGACGCTCTCCTTTTGCTGCGCTGGTGCGCCTCCGCTGTCTCTGTCGAAGATGCAGGAGCAATTCTCCGAAGCCCGTTCTTCTCGCTAGCTCCATCCCCTGAACGCGGAGCAGAACTGGAAGCCTGGACACTGCGCAACACACGCAAATTTCGCAGCGCCACCGGCCTCAGCGGCACGATCACCCTTCGTGAAGCGCAGCGCCTTCTGCACAAGGAAGATCCCTTCACGTCCAACCACCTCGAAGAGCTCGCAAAAGCAGCAGCCCAATGGACACAGGCCACACACAGCTTTGCCAGCTTCTCCGACGGCGCTCGCAAGCTGCTGCAGACCGCGGAATGGCCCGGAGCCGATCTAAACAGCGCAGAATTCCAGGCACAACAGCGCTGGAACGAAACACTCGATCGCGTCGCTACACTCGACCTCCTCGGCGGCCACATCACCTTCGCAGAATGGCTGGATACGCTTACCGCAACGCTCAACGAAACAGTCTTTGCCCCCGAAAACACCAGCGCTCCCATCCAGGTGATGACACCCACCGAAGCCGCGGGCAGCACCAGCAACTTCCTCTGGTTTCTTCACGCCGACGAACAGACCTGGCCGCAACGCATCTCAGCCAGCCCACTGCTCCCAGCGCGCTTTCAGCGCACATGGAACATGCCCGGATCAGACGCTCTCGTCGACGAAGACTCCGCTCGGCAGATCACCCTGCGCTGCCTCAACAGCGCCGCCGGAGCATGTTTTAGTTACGCCGCCGCGCGTTCCGAGGGAGAGTCTCGCCCATCGCCGCTGATCTCTTCCCTTCCTGGCATGCAACGTGAGAACGCTTCCGTCTCCAGTGCCTCAACCTCAATCCTGCTGGAAGAGCACGTTGACACTCTCTCACTACCCAACCTCTCTGGCATCGCATCGGGTGGCGTAGGAATCCTCACCGAACAAGCTCAATGCGGCTTCCGTGCCTTCGCACTGCATCGTCTGCAAACTCGCGAAATGGAAACCATTGAAGCTGGTCTCTCTGCCGGCGAGCGGGGCGACGAGGTGCACACCGCACTTCAACTTTTCTGGGATAACTGCAAGACGCACGAACAGTTATCGGCACTCAACAAAACGCGATACAACGATGGCACCACAGCACGCGACACGTTGCTTGCCGAATGCATCGCACAGGCGCTACCCGCGCGCCCAGCCGCCGGATGGGACAGCGCTTATGTTGAAGTGCAACGCAAGCGTCTTCATCGTCTGCTGTCCGACTGGCTCGACTTCGAATCCCTTCGCAAACCATTCTGGGTAGAAGGCATGGAAGTCGAGGTGGACGAAGCGCACATCGGACCGCTTGCCATGAATCTTCGCGTAGACCGTATCGACCGCATTCCGCTCGCGGACGGCAGCGAAGCCACGCTACTCGTCGACTACAAAACCGGAGCAGCCGAACGCAAGGATTGGTTTGGCGACCGCCCCGACGCACCTCAGCTCCCGCTGTACGCCATCGCCAGCGGCATCCCCGATGTCCAGGGCATCGCCTTCGGACGCGTCCGTGTCGGCAAGTTCGGTATGAACTTCGAAGAGATGCTCGCAGACCGCGCTCTCCTCGGCGATCAGGCCTCGAAAGGTCGACGCACCGAACCCACCTTTCAGGAACGCATGGAAGAGTGGCAGCGCGACCTCACCGCACTTGCAGAAGAATTCGCACGCGGCGAGGCCGTCGTCGAACCCAAGGACTACCTCACCACCTGCAAGCGCTGCCCCAGCCGCCTGCTATGCCGAGTAGACGTAACGCGTCTCGAACCTGATGACGACACATTGGAGGAAACGGAAGAGGAGGGCGCAGCATGA